GGCGTCGATGCCCTGCTCGAAGAGGTGCGCCAACCCGTCGGCTCCGAGCGTGTCCCACTCGACCTCGATTTCGATGGGCTCGCCAACAAGCTCGTTGAGCTTCTGCTGCCACTTCGGGAAGACGTTCTGCTTGTACTGCGCAATGGCTCTTCGCTCGGGCAAACCCATGACTTCCCCCTCGGAGGTGGAATCCCAGTGTGCTGTCGGGAGGTGCGTCACGATTGTATGAAGGCCGTAACCTGTCAAACACTCCGAGTCCCGAGAAAACGAGACACGTTTCTCTTGGAGCTCAACGCGCGGCGGGCGGCTCGGCGCCGGGTTCCGGGACGACCCAGAGATAGACGGTGCGGCCGTCCACCTGGGTCTGCCTCTCGGGAGCCCAGTCCCCCATGTCGAAGCCGTGGGAGACGATGCGGGTGCCGGGCTTCAGCTCGGCGAGCAGCTTGGGCTTGAGGCGCTCGTTGACGGTGGGCAGCAGGTAGAGCGTCACCACGGTGGCGCCGCTCAGGTCCGCGTCGAACAAGTCTCCCTGGCGGAACTCCACCTGGTCCTCCACGCTGGCGCGACGCGCGTTGTCCTGGGCTTCCTTGACGCGCTCGGGGTTGATGTCCACGCCGACGGCCCGGCTGGCGCCGTGATTCCGCACCGCGGAGATGACGATGCGCCCGTCACCGCTGCCCAGGTCGTAGACGA
The sequence above is drawn from the Myxococcus fulvus genome and encodes:
- a CDS encoding SAM-dependent methyltransferase, with product MKTSSVLVLMLAVGPGITWAQEAAPPPSSAPGFSANAPEVPYVPTPEPTVEGMLSLAGVKPGDVVYDLGSGDGRIVISAVRNHGASRAVGVDINPERVKEAQDNARRASVEDQVEFRQGDLFDADLSGATVVTLYLLPTVNERLKPKLLAELKPGTRIVSHGFDMGDWAPERQTQVDGRTVYLWVVPEPGAEPPAAR